Genomic segment of Perca flavescens isolate YP-PL-M2 chromosome 7, PFLA_1.0, whole genome shotgun sequence:
ATTGTAACAAGCCACTCTTCTTGTTCAATGGTCAGTCACATGGGATATATTTGAATGTTAAACAGATTTATCTTCATTCTGTATCAGGAATTAGCATGGTTGGAGGTCTTTTTGAGACAGttggtagatagatagatggttaGATCTGTATCTGTGGCAACACATGCAGACCTCATGTGATGTCACAAGCACAGTTTCCCCTACAGGGAATATTTGCTTCACTGCTTGCCCTAGAAACCCTTGCCCTTTTACCCAAACAAGCCCTAATCTCCAAAAAAAGCGATTTCAGTAGCCTCATGAATATGCATTCTGTCATCACTGTGGGAGTTAACCTGGCTCCATTAGTGTTTAAATTGCAGGATGTGCCCTTGTCTTTCTGCCTGCAAACGCCTGACTGGGGGAACACTGAGGAAAAAGTCGGAGCTTGGGGTCTGCTGCAAAAGTGAGTATCTGCCCCTCGATATCggcatttttttaaagggatTTCCAAAGTAAACTACTTTGTTTATAACACTATATCAAAAGAGTTGTTGCATGTGTAGTATGTGTTGCTGCTTTTTCTCTATTGCACTTCACACTTTTAGTATATTTATTATGGTATATGgcattgtgtgtatttattatattttctacTTGTCCTCATGCTTTTAAATTGCCCCCAGGGGATAAGTCATGTAAttagaattgaattgaattgaattgagagttTTTCGGACAATTTTCTGTAACCaaacttctttgtttttttttcaacagacTAATCACACACTATGGAAACCATTGGCGAGATCATCCCTTTCGCTAAGGAGATGCTAAACCAGAGGCCAGGCCGGGGCATGCTCAAGATCTACATGCTTGGCTCCACTCTGGCCATGCTCGGAGTCGTTGGTGGCCTGGTGGAGACTGTTTTGCTGCCATTtgtgcaggaggaggagactgATGAGGACATGTCAGCAGAGCAGATTGGGGAGATGATGACGAAGAAGGAGAAGCACACTACCTTGGTTCACCCTGAAGGTGTGGACATGCTGGAGATGGTAGAGACCAAGGCCAAACATCTGGTGACTGCTCGGCGGAGAAACTCCATCCGCTTACATGCTTCTTAAAGAAACCCTCCCCTCCTGGTGTAAATGGACACAACACTTGCAATGTTAATGCTAATGGTGGTAAATTAAATCACCACATTGAACGGGTCACTTTGTACCCGTTCTTTTATGTCAGATTTGAATATGCAATTTGCCCCCGTTGACTGGAAAAAATGAGATACACTGAAAACTGCAGGGTACAGTAATGTCTGGCTGCTGGGCAGCAGATATTTGTGGATGTGACTTGATGAATGTGTTGAGAAAGAACTGGAACTTGTGTGATTAAATTCATTTTGCACTCTAATAAAGCTATTTTTTCGGCTAGCAACTGTTTCAGGTCTTATTTTAGAGTAATGTAGCCCTTTGTACACATTGCAAGAAAATCAAAGATGTATTTATAATGACACGACATACATTTCTAGATTCAGTTTTAGGCGCTGTTTAACTAAACTACATTTAACCATGGCACATTTGATCTTCTGTGTGGGAAATGTAGGCTATGCTTAGGATTGAGATTGCTGCTAaaattacaagaataaaaacaatagaGTCATACATGTAAAGTGTTTAATGAATAAAACTAACACTAGTGCCTGATAGAATAACTACAAAATAAGTACAAATGTAGTATAATAAGTAAACTAAAATAGAAAAGCAATATTGCGCATGTTGTTGAAAAGtaacaacataaaaataaaatcatgtgCACTAATATTGCCACGTGTTTTCCAATGTATGTTACTAATGAATATGAATAGGCATCTGCATATTCATATctgtgcaatatttatttcCCCCCCTCCCATTGTGCTTTTTCTTAGCACCAGCATCTCTCACAAGCAGGGTTGGAAAGAAGTGTTcaaatcctttacttaagtaaaagtagcaatgccacacagtaaaaatactccaggtaaaagtcctgcattcaaatcttacttaaataaaagtaggtAAGTATCATAAGAAAAATTTAGGCTACATAATGTTTTAAAAGCACTCATTCTTCACAAACAAATTGTCCCTGAATGTGTTTAACTATTATATATGATGGTTTTGGATTATTATTAGCTATATAATACTGCTGCATTATTGTGTATGCTGTATTTTACTGCATTATATTTAAGGTTGCActgattatattattatttataacaaCTTTATATTGGAtagtttaaaggtgcagtaggtaagacttataaaattaactttctgtcatatttgctaaaactgaccctatgttccagtagaactacatgaagcaggtaataaaaaaaaaaatctgactccTCTGGCACTgactcatgcacacgcattaattctcccttgtggggggaggggcttaggagaccgttttgggctttaacggaaaggggggagggacagagaagttgtcgatgttcaaatgttttggttaagcactggatcttcgcaatcctacctacagcacctttaatctacagcaatgcaaaGTACATAGtaataaagctgtcagacacatttagtggagtaaaaagtacttttGCCTCTAACtaagatgtagtggagtagaggTATAAAGTTGCATCAAATGAAGTACTTCAAATTtaaaagtacagtactggagtaaaagtACTGTCACAACAAGTCTATCGATACATTCAGTGATGAAAATCCATATTTTGATTGACTCCTTGGAAATGTAGCAGGTGTAATTCTACAtacaaccatagacagtatatgcATACAACCACTAGAGAGCGGTAATAAATATAGTGCGGGTTAATTTTTACTTCCGCCCCAGTGACGGAAACGACGACATAAATTCACACCGTGTTTACTTATGGCGGCTAAAACGGCCGTCggaaaaattactttttttccactATAGAGTTAAATTAGTTTACTCCAAAGAGCAGAGTacaaataatcacatatggCGGATCCTGTGGTTGCATCTAGAGGTTCACTGAATGAAGGAGGGGTATGTTAAGAGACGGTTTTCTTCTCTCCGTCATTAGCAGgatgtaggctaacgttagctaacttatCCGTTGGTTCGCAGTGTTTAGCTAACTGTTAGCAGTCAGTTGGAAGAGACTCGTCTGTACTGAATGTGTCTCAAGGAGTAATTTAAATAATTCCTCCTGAAGCCACAATGAGCCTGCTGTGCTTTATCACAGACGACAAGGTTAGCTACTTCATCGTTTATATAACGTTAGTTAATTTGTCTGTAAATGCTAACGTTATTGAATGAATATTTACCCGTCTGGACAAATGTTAGTatgtgttagctagctagctagcttaattTGCATGTCGTGGTCATATTTCTGTACAGACCGCAGTAACCCGCTAACAATATGAATTGCCTGCAATGTACAGTACGTAAAGTGTTAGTTTATTTGTCTGTATTTGTTAACCCTAACGTTACACCTGCTAATGCGTAGCTATATGGGCTACTGTAAATCCAGCCTGTCTaatagcagtggtggaaagtaactaagtacatttactcaagtactgtacaatTTTAACAGACTTGTAGTTGAGTATTTCCGTATTATGCTACTTTAAACAATACATTGTATAGGGAATTATTGTGCTTTTTACTCAACTACAATAGGAATATAGAAAATATCTCATTGCGATTATTTTGTTTGagattcacaatattggagggaatcattatttttgtatcgttattctcattttcattgtaaaatgtaaaaatgtaaatgatttacagtgtgatttttgcgaggatctgtaccaaacaaatgcgttttttgtttttagtctgtaggataggatttgtaggccgggctgtctctgcagcaccacaatacttcattcagaatagtttgacacaaatttttgccattaacaaatattgcgcccccttGTGATTTGGTTATTGCAATAGTCCATATtacgatttcgataaaattgtggttaattgtgcagccctactgtttACATACAGAATTATATGCTATCTAAAATTGGCTCCACATTGACCAACTATAACATTACATGTAGGTTTGTTagtgataaaaacaaaataatataatattctataataataaaatactgtgaaagatggaatgtaactaagtgcatttactcaagtactgtcaTTGAATTCGAGCTACTTGTACTTTTCATGAGTATTTCCCTTTAATGGAACGTATACTTCTAACATttagaggcaaatattgtactttttactccactgacagctttagttacttttcagatgagTTTTTCATCCCtttcctgtccagtgaaaaccatgtatctccagatgtgttaatgttgaatgtttgtgataaactgaatgATGAAGTGTTCCTTTTATAGGTTGAGTAAAACCTCCCTCTTCTtaagctgaaaacagggctgtttttctgacaccataaaaagttttaaatgtttttagagATACGTGATTCTCACAGGACAGCAACGCTAGAAACATATgattttatagaaaaaaaatggtTAATAATTGCGATTTTTCTGCCAGCTATTGCGATTATGCAAGGATGAGAACATAGATCATGAATTGCCCGAGATGCTGTTTTTCTTCCTTGTGTGGTcaccgggacccgaaggacaaaaCAAAGGTTAATGCAGCACCTTGGTGCtcgtttgtacagcattttggtcagcttaaacaatgtttaaatgtgctctagaaacaaactttacttacttactttacaagagacagggtttagagagcaattcaaaacaaaataaacggaagtacGTAGTCCTTGTGTAgtcctttgggtcccggtgacccaaaggaccacacaagggttaagcatagaacattgaacagtcaaacacagaaacatattacaacagcagcatctacataTTGTACTTTCTATGATCAGggttaaataaagttaaaaataataaatgaaaaatccactgaaaataggaaATTTCTGTAAAAGATCTGTGATATgcaacattattccagcatttaacttgtgaagaaaATAATAAGAGGAAAagagtgtgtagtttctgtctccccaatgaggaattctaattaatgacaacaaaactgtcggcgcgtccacatgatacaaaccttccgtgatcgcgcagttgcttgtagccaaaagaggacacggaggattaaaaaaaacatgatggactcttacAAAGAGGTCATTTATCTGATAGatagctgatagtcttaattagctttgtgtcgactcatttggcaacggcttgaatgtaacggacgttcattaatatcaaaaagttacacactaaagctttaaaccaAATATTGCACCAAACGTTCAACTAAATATTCACGTTCGATTAATTGCGGCCTTCACGATTAGCCAATCCCATtcattcctttctttctttgatttttttttaaatgacgctgtgtaaccagtaacatagctcaaacagtgtttgctgtttgactgctcatgactgttttccaagatggcgcccgcatataaacatgaacgctactgtctttataatctatctttttaataaccTGTCTCTacacaaagttctcaatgcttcggtttgcatatagggaccctcattatgctaccgtggaagtgtggtgctcttttgagccttgttagtggtatagaaatagagatttaccctctgccccgacagCTAGCGTTACAAGCTAATCACCGGTTTGCGGTAGCTTATTTCAAGCTAgaaacacattcgattagcatgagaacatatcccagagaacgatcGACTCTGTAcacgttattaacccctagggtcattttgcgctggaattgtccttgTAGTGTAAAGGATCAGAGTACTTCTTCCATCATTGTCAACTAGTAAAGGCTGACACAATGAGGCACATTAACTCCAGCATTTGACTTATTCTGAGCAGGTCTCGTGACTTCAATAAAATAGTGAATTACTGTTAGAccaaaaacactaacacaccTTGTTATTAAGAGTTACTCATAACTCAAAACTTTTACATAGCCTACATGGTAATActatgttaatgtttttt
This window contains:
- the g0s2 gene encoding G0/G1 switch protein 2; protein product: METIGEIIPFAKEMLNQRPGRGMLKIYMLGSTLAMLGVVGGLVETVLLPFVQEEETDEDMSAEQIGEMMTKKEKHTTLVHPEGVDMLEMVETKAKHLVTARRRNSIRLHAS